One stretch of Juglans microcarpa x Juglans regia isolate MS1-56 chromosome 3D, Jm3101_v1.0, whole genome shotgun sequence DNA includes these proteins:
- the LOC121255977 gene encoding protein FEZ-like, whose protein sequence is MDERGDADKLDEILLPGFRFHPTDEELVGFYLKRKIQQRPLSIELIKQLDIYKFDPWDLPKLAPTGEKEWYFYCPRDRKYRNSARPNRVTGAGFWKATGTDRPIYSSESSKCIGLKKSLVFYKGRAAKGVKTDWMMHEFRLPSLTDSAPPKRFVDKSIPPNDSWAICRIFKKTNSTTQRAFSHSWVSPGVLPESNITHHDMLPKCPHYTQFGSENMSSASKTSCTPAIQFSFNNDITAFSPLDFASYRSLNQMAVDKVPPQLPNISTEEHHSSFFFSPLETSVPAKCTTVDISSMLLNMPSSMLGDFGTKSFQSTVDYGSGPKEPCNGSISINLLQDMQRNVDGGGEQAHALMKNPLTDDQLESVHSIGFPFSLPLNNDAWKPDLVWDSSPSPSEMSTSFSTTKSYA, encoded by the exons aTGGACGAGAGAGGTGATGCTGATAAACTGGACGAAATCTTGCTTCCAGGATTTCGATTCCATCCAACTGACGAGGAGCTTGTTGGATTTTATCTAAAGAGAAAGATTCAGCAGCGGCCTCTCTCTATCGAGCTCATCAAGCAGCTGGATATCTATAAATTTGATCCATGGGATCTTCCAA AGTTGGCCCCTACTGGGGAAAAAGAGTGGTATTTCTACTGCCCTAGGGACAGGAAATACAGAAACAGTGCGCGTCCTAACCGGGTAACTGGAGCTGGGTTTTGGAAAGCCACTGGAACTGACCGGCCTATTTACTCATCTGAAAGTTCCAAGTGCATTGGCTTGAAGAAATCCCTTGTTTTCTACAAAGGTAGAGCTGCAAAAGGGGTCAAAACTGACTGGATGATGCATGAGTTTCGGTTACCTTCACTCACCGACTCAGCACCACCAAAGAGATTCGTGGACAAAAGCATTCCTCCCAAT GACTCGTGGGCAATATGCAGGATATTCAAGAAAACCAACTCCACAACCCAGAGAGCTTTCTCACACTCTTGGGTCTCTCCAGGAGTACTACCAGAAAGTAATATCACTCATCATGATATGCTACCCAAATGTCCACATTACACTCAGTTTGGCTCGGAGAACATGTCATCAGCATCAAAAACCAGCTGTACTCCCGCCATTCAGTTCTCTTTTAACAATGATATCACTGCATTTTCTCCCTTAGACTTTGCATCATACAGATCCTTAAATCAAATGGCCGTAGACAAAGTACCTCCTCAACTACCCAATATCTCAACCGAAGAACACCACTCTAGCTTCTTCTTTTCACCTCTAGAAACTTCAGTACCCGCAAAATGCACCACCGTTGACATCTCTTCCATGCTGCTAAACATGCCGTCGTCAATGCTCGGAGATTTTGGAACCAAGTCCTTTCAGAGTACTGTAGACTATGGTTCTGGCCCAAAAGAACCTTGCAATGGCTCGATCTCTATCAATTTACTCCAAGACATGCAAAGGAACGTTGATGGAGGAGGTGAGCAGGCCCACGCGCTGATGAAAAACCCTCTTACCGATGACCAGTTGGAGAGCGTCCATTCCATCGGATTTCCATTCAGTTTGCCTTTGAATAACGATGCTTGGAAGCCGGATTTGGTGTGGGATTCTTCACCAAGTCCTAGTGAAATGTCAACAAGTTTCTCTACAACCAAGAGCTATGCTTGA
- the LOC121256192 gene encoding uncharacterized protein LOC121256192 has protein sequence MVSTVLSVSSLLVQSSFCCSFPGSPKPKIFAKQSRALALNWFSSHRRFNRSISGRALRSVCFFNAGDKSKGDLQEKETGLDWPILKRWDVPWEWQTVSLTSLACGLSFVLTGLVEAAAIPYLGLRIEELSLDEKAEILFLDQGITTAVVLGIMYSVANTFQPLPEDVFRYDWREPFSLRKGWLLWAGFGLVGALTAIALTGAAMSFFSGESPQRETDALVRLLPLIGSSSISTACLVGITGVFAPVLEETVFRGFFMMSMTKWVPTPVAVIISAAVFALAHLTPGQFPQLFVLGTALGFSYAQTRNLLTPITIHAFWNSGVILLLTFLQLQGYDIKELLQAT, from the exons ATGGTGTCGACGGTACTTTCAGTTTCCTCGCTGCTAGTTCAGTCTTCTTTCTGCTGCAGTTTTCCTGGCTCGCCGAAACCTAAAATCTTTGCCAAGCAAAGCCGTGCCCTCGCTCTCAATTGGTTCTCGTCGCACCGCCGATTTAACCGGTCCATTTCCGGTAGAGCACTGCGCTCAGTTTGCTTTTTCAATGCTGGAGATAAGTCTAAAGGCGATCTTCAAGAAAAG GAAACTGGGTTGGACTGGCCCATTTTGAAGCGATGGGATGTGCCCTGGGAATGGCAAACCGTTTCCTTGACTTCGCTTGCTTGCGGATTAAG TTTTGTTTTGACAGGGTTGGTAGAGGCAGCGGCTATACCATATCTAGGACTTCGCATTGAGGAGCTAAGTTTAGACGAGAAGGCAGAGATACTGTTTTTAGATCAGGG AATTACTACTGCAGTTGTGCTTGGAATTATGTATAGCGTTGCCAACACTTTTCAACCACTCCCTGAAGACGTTTTTCGATATG ATTGGAGGGAACCTTTTAGTCTACGGAAAGGGTGGCTCTTGTGGGCAGGGTTCGGTCTTGTTGGTGCTCTAACAGCCATTGCATTGACAGGAGCTGCCATGTCCTTTTTCAGTGGTGAGAGCCCACAAAGAGAG ACTGATGCTCTAGTTCGCTTGCTCCCACTAATCGGATCTTCAAGTATTAG CACTGCTTGCTTAGTGGGCATCACTGGTGTCTTTGCTCCAGTTCTTGAGGAGACTGTGTTTCGGGGATTTTTTATGATGTCCATGACTAAGTG GGTACCTACACCAGTAGCTGTCATTATAAGTGCAGCTGTATTTGCACTAGCACATCTCACACCAGGACAGTTCCCCCAGTTGTTTGTGCTAG GGACTGCTTTGGGATTTTCATATGCCCAAACACGTAATCTTCTAACACCCATCACAATACATGCTTTTTGGAACTCAGGAGTCATATTGCTTCTCACATTTCTCCAG CTTCAAGGCTACGATATCAAGGAATTGCTGCAAGCAACCTGA
- the LOC121254124 gene encoding probable LRR receptor-like serine/threonine-protein kinase At3g47570: MELHNLKLSVLCSTYFLVILPFSLSLLCLQSATASTVVFPTNETDRLALLKFKESITNDPRNILSSWNASSAPHFCKWPGVSCGRKHQRVTALQLQGYSLHGSISPYAGNLSFLSSVNLRENFLGGEIPAEVTRLFRLKDLYLSNNSFTGEIPRSLTNCPELRVIDLERNKFTGRIPDELGSLKRLEMLVLSSNNLTGGIPPSLGNVSSIRGLYLGDNNFWGNIPEDIGRLQRLYFFRVSSNNLSGTIPSALYNISTMSILSTADNRFDGTLPANIGLTLPNLQFLAMNRNKFSGPIPVSLSNSSQLVTLLLYRNNFVGQVPNLGNLLHLRWLAFHANNLGNNSSKDLDFLDSLGNCTKLEMLYFSKNHFGGSLPNSIGNLSMLLTELDLAGNQISGILPAALENLTNLTSLNMAQNLLTGSIPTYFGKFQNLEGLSLDGNRFLGLIPSSIGNLTRLVTLNLSQNKLEGSIPSSFGNFKGLQRLDISENSLSGAIPINILSSQLLVLNLSHNSLTGTLPVEVGNSRNIYRLDVSKNNFSGEIPRTLANCLSLEYLYLQGNSFLGNLPPSLASLKGLQYLDLSQNNFSGMIPKDLQELSVLLYLNLSSNNLAGEVPTGGIFRDASRLSVTGNKELCGGVPDLQLQPCDIKVKKKRGKSHAFKIAIIVSSGILSLIIISCCLVLYRRRNSEKKLTSIHSKSDLLSRVSYKELYQVTGGFSPNNLIGSGGFGCVYRGILRHEERMVAVKILKLEQKGASKSFMAECNVLRNIRHRNLVKILTCCSSVDYSGNEFKAIIYEYMPNGSLEKWLHPDIDNGNQSRNLNLLQRLNTAIDVASALHYLHDHCETPIVHCDLKPSNVLLDDDMIAHVSDFGLARLLSPTNHLSHNQTSTTGIKGSVGYAAPEYGMGGEASTQGDVYSYGIFVLEMFTGKKPTDEMFEDSFNLHNFVKMALPEKLVQIVSPKLLTTREVDEIAAATKEDNYKYNDHDNDIEEEESQMNPNVQKCLLAVLQIGLACSLEPPKERMNMEDVTRQLHRIKNAFLGFGISG, encoded by the exons ATGGAGCTTCATAACCTAAAGTTAAGCGTATTATGCTCCACGTACTTTCTCGtgattcttccattttctttaagtCTACTATGCTTACAATCAGCCACGGCCAGTACCGTTGTCTTCCCAACAAATGAGACCGATCGTTTGGCTTTGCTGAAATTCAAAGAATCGATCACCAATGATCCACGTAACATCTTGAGCTCCTGGAATGCTTCTTCTGCACCCCACTTCTGCAAATGGCCGGGAGTTTCATGCGGCCGCAAGCATCAAAGAGTGACCGCCTTGCAACTCCAAGGCTATTCTTTGCACGGATCCATATCACCTTATGCTGGCAATCTCAGCTTTCTTTCGTCTGTCAACCTCCGAGAAAACTTCTTAGGCGGAGAAATTCCGGCAGAAGTTACTCGTTTGTTCCGCCTGAAAGATCTCTACCTCAGCAACAACTCATTCACGGGGGAAATTCCACGCAGCTTGACCAACTGTCCTGAACTCAGAGTCATTGATCTGGAAAGGAACAAATTTACGGGGAGAATTCCTGACGAACTGGGCTCTTTGAAGAGGCTCGAGATGCTAGTGTTAAGCTCAAATAACTTGACAGGAGGCATCCCGCCTTCTTTGGGAAACGTTTCTTCAATCCGAGGACTCTACTTAGGGGATAATAATTTCTGGGGAAATATTCCAGAGGATATAGGGCGTTTGCAGAGGTTATATTTCTTCAGAGTTTCAAGCAATAATCTGTCTGGTACAATCCCTTCTGCCCTTTACAATATATCAACTATGAGCATCCTCTCAACTGCCGATAACCGATTTGATGGAACTCTTCCCGCCAACATAGGCCTCACTCTCCCTAATCTGCAGTTTTTGGCAATGAATAGGAATAAGTTCTCTGGCCCAATCCCCGTTTCTCTATCCAATTCTTCTCAGCTTGTGACACTTCTTCTCTACCGAAACAATTTTGTAGGACAAGTTCCAAATCTGGGAAACCTACTTCATCTCCGGTGGCTAGCTTTTCATGCGAATAATCTAGGAAATAATTCATCTAAGGACTTGGATTTCCTAGATTCTTTGGGAAACTGCACCAAACTGGAAATGCTTTATTTTTCCAAGAACCATTTTGGAGGTAGTTTACCCAACTCTATAGGAAATTTGTCCATGCTGCTCACAGAACTAGATCTTGCAGGTAATCAAATATCAGGAATTCTTCCTGCAGCATTAGAGAACCTCACCAACTTAACTTCCTTAAACATGGCACAAAACCTATTGACAGGCAGCATCCCTACTTATTTTGGGAAGTTTCAAAATCTGGAAGGATTGAGTTTGGATGGAAATAGATTCTTGGGGCTGATACCTTCCTCTATAGGCAACCTCACCCGATTGGTCACACTTAACTTATCACAAAACAAATTGGAAGGAAGCATTCCATCAAGTTTTGGCAACTTCAAAGGTTTGCAAAGGTTGGATATTTCAGAAAATTCCCTTAGTGGAGCCATACCCATAAACATTCTTTCTTCCCAATTACTGGTACTCAACTTATCACACAACTCACTAACCGGCACCCTACCTGTGGAAGTAGGAAATTCAAGAAATATTTATCGATTGGATGTCTCTAAAAACAACTTTTCTGGTGAGATTCCGAGAACTCTTGCAAATTGCTTGAGCTTGGAGTACCTTTACCTACAGGGTAATTCATTTCTAGGAAACTTACCTCCGTCTTTGGCTTCTTTGAAAGGCCTTCAGTATTTAGATCTTTCACAAAACAATTTTTCAGGAATGATTCCTAAAGATCTACAGGAACTAtctgttttattatatttgaatcTTTCCTCCAATAATTTGGCGGGTGAGGTACCGACGGGAGGAATATTCCGCGATGCAAGCAGACTATCAGTGACAGGAAATAAAGAGCTTTGTGGGGGTGTACCGGACCTGCAACTACAACCATGCGATATCAAAGTTAAGAAGAAACGAGGAAAATCCCATGCTTTCAAGATAGCAATCATAGTTAGTAGTGGGATTTTATCTTTGATAATAATATCGTGCTGTCTTGTTCTTTATAGGAGGAGAAATTCGGAAAAGAAATTGACTTCAATACATTCAAAATCTGACCTTCTTTCCAGGGTTTCGTACAAGGAGCTTTATCAGGTGACAGGCGGATTCTCTCCCAACAATTTAATTGGAAGTGGTGGTTTTGGCTGTGTGTATAGAGGAATTCTTCGTCACGAAGAGAGGATGGTTGCTGTCAAGATCTTGAAGCTTGAACAAAAAGGAGCTTCCAAGAGTTTCATGGCTGAATGCAATGTTTTAAGAAATATACGACATCGGAATCTTGTCAAAATCTTAACATGTTGCTCTAGCGTGGACTACAGTGGTAATGAATTCAAAGCAATTATTTACGAATACATGCCAAATGGAAGCTTAGAGAAGTGGCTGCATCCAGATATAGACAATGGAAATCAGTCAAGAAATCTCAACCTTCTTCAAAGACTGAATACTGCTATTGATGTCGCATCCGCACTGCATTATCTTCACGACCACTGTGAAACACCCATCGTTCATTGTGATCTAAAGCCAAGCAATGTTCTTCTTGATGATGACATGATTGCTCATGTAAGTGATTTTGGTTTGGCAAGGCTCCTCTCTCCAACCAATCATCTTTCTCACAATCAAACCAGCACAACCGGGATAAAGGGTTCTGTCGGCTACGCCGCTCCAG AGTACGGAATGGGTGGTGAGGCATCAACACAGGGAGATGTATATAGCTATGGGATATTTGTGCTGGAGATGTTCACAGGAAAGAAACCCACTGATGAAATGTTTGAAGACAGTTTCAACCTCCATAATTTTGTCAAGATGGCATTGCCAGAGAAACTTGTACAGATTGTGAGCCCAAAGCTTCTCACAACAAGAGAAGTTGATGAAATAGCAGCAGCAACAAAAGAAGATAACTACAAGTACAATGATCATGACAATGATATTGAGGAGGAAGAAAGCCAGATGAACCCAAATGTTCAGAAGTGCTTACTGGCAGTTCTGCAGATCGGCCTTGCTTGTTCATTAGAACCTCCAAAAGAGAGAATGAATATGGAAGATGTGACTAGGCAACTGCATCGAATAAAAAATGCTTTTCTAGGTTTTGGGATCTCTGGATAA